A window of Caldalkalibacillus uzonensis contains these coding sequences:
- the trpB gene encoding tryptophan synthase subunit beta — MSTVQQEQKGYFGEFGGSFVPPELQEVLDVLAEQFERYKDDPDFNQEFRYYLKEFVGRPSPLTYAQRLTEQLGGAKIYLKREDLNHTGSHKINNVIGQILLAKRMGAKRVIAETGAGQHGVATATACAMFGLDCTIYMGAEDTRRQALNVFRMELLGAKVVPVEKGQGRLKDAVDEALNDLVQNYKDTFYLLGSAVGPHPFPSMVKHFQAVISEESKQQIIAQEGRLPDAVIACVGGGSNAIGAFAHYLDEPDVRLIGVEPDQAATLTQGVPAVIHGFKCLVLLDEEGNPKPTYSIAAGLDYPGIGPEHSHLKVSGRAEYVTVTNEEVVEAFQFLSQTEGIIPALESAHAIAYVCKLAPTLSQDQVIIVNLSGRGDKDVQQVFNMLKQNS; from the coding sequence ATGAGCACAGTTCAGCAAGAGCAGAAAGGATACTTTGGAGAATTTGGTGGCAGCTTCGTACCACCGGAGTTACAAGAGGTTTTGGATGTTCTGGCCGAACAGTTTGAAAGGTACAAGGATGATCCGGACTTCAATCAAGAGTTCCGATATTATTTAAAGGAGTTTGTGGGACGCCCCAGTCCCTTAACCTATGCCCAGCGCCTGACAGAGCAATTGGGTGGGGCCAAGATCTATCTTAAGCGGGAAGATTTGAATCATACCGGGTCCCACAAAATTAACAACGTGATAGGTCAGATACTGCTCGCCAAACGGATGGGTGCCAAACGGGTGATTGCCGAAACAGGGGCGGGACAGCATGGTGTAGCGACAGCAACGGCTTGTGCTATGTTTGGCCTGGACTGCACGATTTACATGGGTGCGGAGGATACACGAAGACAAGCGCTCAATGTGTTTCGCATGGAGCTGTTGGGAGCCAAGGTGGTGCCCGTTGAAAAGGGGCAAGGACGCCTAAAGGATGCGGTAGATGAAGCTCTTAATGATCTGGTTCAAAACTACAAAGATACCTTTTACTTATTGGGTTCGGCAGTGGGCCCGCATCCCTTTCCCAGTATGGTTAAACATTTTCAAGCTGTCATCAGTGAGGAATCTAAGCAGCAGATCATTGCACAAGAAGGGCGTTTGCCTGATGCCGTGATCGCCTGTGTGGGCGGGGGCAGTAATGCCATCGGTGCTTTTGCCCATTATCTGGATGAACCTGATGTGCGTTTGATCGGAGTGGAGCCAGATCAGGCTGCCACTCTAACGCAAGGTGTCCCGGCGGTTATTCATGGCTTTAAATGCCTTGTGTTATTAGATGAAGAAGGAAATCCCAAACCCACGTACTCTATTGCTGCCGGACTGGATTACCCGGGCATTGGTCCTGAGCACAGCCACCTGAAAGTGTCGGGACGGGCGGAATATGTGACAGTGACCAATGAGGAAGTGGTGGAGGCTTTTCAATTTTTGTCCCAAACTGAAGGCATTATTCCTGCTTTGGAAAGTGCCCATGCGATCGCTTATGTTTGTAAGCTGGCCCCCACTTTGAGTCAAGATCAGGTGATCATTGTTAATTTGTCCGGCCGCGGGGACAAAGATGTTCAGCAGGTGTTTAACATGCTGAAGCAAAACAGCTGA
- the pxpB gene encoding 5-oxoprolinase subunit PxpB gives MFHMTALGDTGIRVQLGSTISPETNQLIRSFSLLLEQDKHPGLIEWIPTYTSITVFYDPYVISYDELTAYLHSIAASLHQADLPEAEIIHIPTCYGGELGPDLDNVARHNGLTPEEVIKIHSQPMYLIYMMGFTPGFPYLGGMSKRIATPRLEVPRSKVPAGSVGIAGEQTGIYAMETPGGWQIIGRTPLKLYDPLREPSILLKAGNYVKFVPIPYDRYKQIEEAVEKGSYQPRITTYRRER, from the coding sequence ATGTTTCACATGACAGCACTTGGTGATACAGGAATCAGGGTTCAGCTGGGGTCCACCATCTCTCCCGAGACCAATCAGCTTATCCGCAGCTTTTCTCTGCTGCTTGAACAAGATAAACACCCTGGTCTCATTGAATGGATACCGACCTATACCTCGATCACCGTTTTTTATGACCCCTATGTCATCAGTTACGATGAATTGACTGCTTATCTGCACAGCATCGCAGCCAGTCTGCATCAGGCTGATCTTCCGGAAGCTGAAATTATACATATTCCGACCTGTTACGGGGGAGAGCTGGGCCCAGATTTGGACAATGTCGCCCGGCACAATGGTCTCACCCCGGAGGAAGTGATCAAAATACACAGCCAGCCAATGTACTTAATCTATATGATGGGTTTTACACCCGGCTTTCCCTATTTAGGAGGCATGTCCAAACGGATCGCCACGCCTCGTTTAGAAGTGCCACGCTCCAAGGTACCGGCTGGTTCAGTCGGTATTGCCGGTGAGCAAACAGGAATCTACGCCATGGAAACGCCAGGGGGGTGGCAAATCATTGGCCGCACGCCCTTGAAGCTGTATGATCCTTTACGGGAACCTTCCATTCTGCTCAAGGCAGGAAATTATGTTAAATTTGTGCCTATTCCATATGATCGGTACAAACAGATTGAGGAAGCTGTTGAAAAAGGAAGCTATCAACCCCGAATCACCACATACAGGAGGGAAAGATAG
- a CDS encoding LamB/YcsF family protein, with amino-acid sequence MGCQVDLNSDLGESFGVYTLGQDEQVLEHITSANIACGYHAGDPNVMSRTVKMAADNGVGIGAHPGLPDLIGFGRRHMQVDPQDVYHFVLYQIGALAAFARIHHTELNHVKPHGALYNMASRDPEIARAISEAVYHFDPQLILFGASGSELVKAGRQVGLTVAEEVFADRTYQPDGTLTPRTQPEAMIHDPEVAARRVASMILERKVQTVDGTEIPITADTVCVHGDSPQALLFVHKLRDSLLRQGVQIRRVGTF; translated from the coding sequence GTGGGCTGTCAGGTGGATTTAAACAGTGATCTGGGTGAAAGTTTTGGCGTTTATACCCTTGGCCAGGATGAACAAGTGTTGGAACACATCACTTCGGCCAACATTGCCTGCGGCTATCATGCCGGGGATCCTAATGTTATGTCCCGTACAGTAAAAATGGCTGCCGACAATGGAGTGGGAATCGGAGCCCACCCTGGACTGCCAGATCTGATCGGCTTTGGCCGCCGCCACATGCAGGTAGACCCACAAGATGTGTATCACTTTGTGTTATATCAAATTGGGGCACTGGCTGCCTTTGCCCGGATTCACCACACAGAGCTGAATCATGTCAAACCTCATGGCGCCTTATATAACATGGCCAGCCGTGATCCGGAAATCGCCCGAGCTATCTCTGAAGCTGTGTATCATTTTGATCCCCAACTCATCCTGTTTGGCGCCTCAGGCAGCGAGCTGGTCAAAGCAGGCCGTCAAGTGGGCCTGACAGTGGCTGAAGAGGTGTTTGCCGACCGGACCTATCAGCCAGACGGCACACTCACCCCCCGCACACAGCCGGAAGCCATGATCCACGACCCGGAGGTAGCGGCACGAAGAGTAGCCAGTATGATTCTGGAAAGAAAAGTACAGACTGTGGACGGTACAGAAATTCCTATTACTGCCGACACAGTATGTGTGCACGGCGATAGCCCCCAAGCGCTCCTATTTGTGCACAAACTAAGGGATTCCCTGCTGAGACAAGGAGTCCAAATCAGACGGGTGGGAACGTTTTAG
- a CDS encoding biotin-dependent carboxyltransferase family protein, which yields MSLEKNWPLFEVIKPGLFTTVQDLGRTGFQQYGMVVSGAMDPFAIQVANLLVGNRRDEAALEMTLSGPELRLLNDAVLAICGADLSPSLDGRKVPLWKSFLAKAGQTLSFGPPQQGARAYLAASGGIEVPLVMGSKSTYVKGAVGGFHGRPLDKGDILDGRKPPQAKQKLAGRGLMTEDIPVYQERQTIRVILGPEQAVFTEESIETFLAESYQITSQADRMGYRLAGPKLCHRSGADIISDAVALGTVQVPAGGEPIILMADRQTTGGYTRIANVISVDIPVLAQMLPGQNIRFQAISIQEAHQLYRERERFLRCLSVACGVTS from the coding sequence ATGAGTTTGGAGAAGAATTGGCCGCTTTTTGAAGTGATCAAACCAGGCTTATTCACCACTGTACAAGATTTGGGCCGGACGGGATTTCAACAATACGGCATGGTCGTTTCGGGCGCGATGGATCCCTTTGCCATACAAGTGGCCAATCTGCTGGTGGGTAACCGCCGGGATGAAGCCGCGTTGGAAATGACGCTCTCGGGCCCTGAGCTCCGTCTCTTGAACGATGCTGTGCTGGCCATTTGTGGTGCTGACTTATCCCCTTCCCTCGATGGCCGCAAAGTGCCGCTGTGGAAATCCTTTCTGGCCAAGGCCGGGCAAACACTCTCCTTCGGTCCTCCACAGCAGGGTGCAAGGGCTTATTTGGCCGCCAGCGGCGGGATTGAGGTACCGTTGGTGATGGGCAGCAAATCCACATATGTCAAAGGGGCAGTGGGAGGATTTCATGGCCGGCCTTTGGACAAAGGTGATATACTTGACGGCAGAAAGCCCCCACAGGCCAAACAAAAACTGGCCGGCCGGGGGCTAATGACTGAAGATATTCCCGTTTATCAAGAGAGGCAAACGATCAGAGTGATTCTTGGTCCTGAACAAGCCGTGTTTACGGAAGAAAGCATTGAAACCTTTCTTGCTGAATCCTATCAGATCACCAGCCAAGCCGACCGGATGGGGTATCGTCTGGCCGGTCCGAAACTTTGCCACCGATCGGGTGCGGATATCATTTCAGATGCGGTTGCCTTGGGCACCGTTCAAGTTCCTGCCGGCGGCGAGCCTATTATCTTGATGGCCGACCGCCAAACGACAGGTGGCTATACCCGCATCGCCAACGTCATTTCAGTGGATATTCCCGTTCTGGCCCAGATGCTGCCGGGGCAAAACATCCGCTTTCAAGCCATCAGTATCCAAGAAGCTCACCAGCTATACCGGGAGCGGGAACGTTTCCTGCGCTGTCTCAGCGTGGCCTGTGGTGTAACTAGCTAA
- a CDS encoding methionine ABC transporter permease — MDSITAFFQERGPILWQALIETFQMVSISLAISVVIGLPLGVLLILTRPGQSWESPVIYQFLNVTINVIRSIPFIILLFFILPFTKLIVGTAIGVKGAIVPLVVYTAPYIARLMESSLLEVDRGVIEAYQSMGIKTRQIIWHVMIREARPSIILGITIATIGLIGATAMAGLVGAGGLGDLAFRFGHLRYEADIMYATVAVLIIIVQGLQSVGNRLAAKMKKD; from the coding sequence ATGGATAGTATCACAGCGTTTTTTCAAGAGAGGGGACCTATTCTATGGCAGGCATTAATCGAGACTTTTCAAATGGTCTCCATTTCACTGGCTATTTCAGTGGTGATCGGCCTGCCCCTTGGAGTCCTGCTTATATTGACCCGCCCTGGCCAAAGTTGGGAAAGTCCTGTTATTTATCAATTTCTAAACGTGACCATTAATGTGATTCGTTCCATTCCATTTATTATTCTGTTGTTTTTTATCCTTCCTTTTACCAAATTGATTGTGGGCACCGCGATTGGAGTGAAGGGAGCCATTGTTCCTCTTGTCGTGTATACGGCCCCCTATATTGCCCGGCTGATGGAGTCCTCTTTGTTAGAAGTGGATCGTGGTGTGATTGAAGCTTATCAATCAATGGGTATAAAAACAAGACAAATTATCTGGCACGTGATGATCAGGGAAGCACGGCCGTCCATTATCCTGGGGATCACCATCGCCACCATTGGTTTAATTGGGGCCACCGCCATGGCCGGGTTGGTTGGTGCAGGTGGATTGGGTGATTTGGCTTTCCGCTTCGGCCATCTCCGCTATGAAGCTGACATCATGTATGCAACCGTGGCGGTTCTGATTATTATTGTTCAAGGTCTGCAGTCCGTCGGTAACCGCCTGGCAGCAAAAATGAAAAAAGATTAA
- a CDS encoding methionine ABC transporter ATP-binding protein, translating into MIKLERVSKTFVSKNKEVQALKEVSLEVKKGEIFGVIGYSGAGKSTLIRCVNLLERPTSGKVWVDGTELTALSSAKLRDVRKKIGMIFQGFNLLKTATVYENIAIPLKLAGLPSSEVERRVKEYVSVVGLDDKLEHYPSQLSGGQKQRVAIARALAHEPEVLLSDEATSALDPETTDSILELLLKINRQFNITILLITHEMHVIQKVCDRVAVMENGQVIEEGRVFEIFTHPQHSITKKFVNSLFNEEVPEAVVDRLQATGPIITLSFVGESAGDPALAEVSKRFDVYPNILSGQITQLKDKPFGRLVVHLKGDESQTQQAIQYLLSRGIKVEGTVLDAGKEVAVNG; encoded by the coding sequence ATGATTAAGCTGGAGCGAGTGTCCAAAACATTTGTCTCGAAAAATAAAGAAGTACAGGCCTTAAAAGAAGTGTCTTTGGAAGTGAAAAAAGGTGAAATTTTTGGTGTAATTGGATACAGTGGAGCCGGAAAAAGCACTTTGATCCGTTGTGTTAATTTACTGGAGCGCCCCACCTCGGGCAAGGTGTGGGTTGACGGAACTGAACTTACGGCTTTATCCAGTGCTAAATTGCGTGACGTACGCAAAAAAATTGGTATGATCTTTCAGGGGTTTAACCTGTTAAAGACAGCCACTGTCTATGAAAATATTGCTATCCCGCTCAAACTGGCCGGTCTTCCTAGTAGCGAAGTGGAGCGGAGAGTGAAAGAATATGTGTCGGTTGTGGGGTTAGACGACAAGTTGGAACATTATCCCAGTCAGTTGTCTGGAGGCCAGAAGCAGCGTGTGGCGATTGCCCGGGCTTTGGCCCATGAGCCCGAGGTGCTTTTAAGTGATGAAGCAACAAGTGCCCTTGATCCTGAAACGACCGATTCTATCCTTGAACTCTTATTAAAAATCAATCGTCAATTCAATATTACCATCTTGCTTATTACCCATGAGATGCATGTCATCCAAAAGGTATGCGACCGGGTGGCCGTCATGGAAAATGGCCAAGTAATCGAAGAAGGTCGCGTTTTTGAAATCTTTACCCATCCACAGCACTCTATCACCAAAAAGTTTGTTAATAGTTTGTTCAATGAAGAAGTACCAGAGGCTGTTGTGGACAGATTACAAGCAACCGGTCCTATTATTACACTGTCCTTTGTGGGAGAATCGGCCGGGGATCCGGCTCTGGCCGAAGTAAGCAAGCGTTTTGATGTCTATCCTAACATTTTGTCAGGACAGATTACACAGTTGAAGGATAAGCCTTTTGGCCGTCTTGTTGTCCATCTTAAAGGAGATGAGTCACAAACCCAGCAAGCGATTCAGTATTTACTCTCTCGAGGCATTAAGGTGGAAGGGACAGTGCTAGACGCTGGGAAGGAGGTTGCTGTCAATGGATAG
- a CDS encoding MetQ/NlpA family ABC transporter substrate-binding protein — protein sequence MNKSLMALISLILIFSLAACGGSEETGGSLPEDKLRVGVTAGPHEEIMEKVAEVAAREGLEIEIEVFTEYVMPNIALAEGELDVNSFQHVPYLENFKEDRGLDLIDVATTVNFPMGIYSKHINDLSELKEGDKLGLPNDPTNGARALILFELAGLIKLAEGVGTEATVHDIVENPLNLEFVELEAATIARVLDDLAAAAINTNFAIEEGYVPTKDSIFIEPADSPWVNVIAVRTENKDDPVLEKLIKAYHSDEVKQFIEERFEGSVVPSW from the coding sequence ATGAACAAAAGCTTAATGGCATTAATCAGTCTTATCCTTATCTTCTCATTAGCTGCTTGTGGGGGAAGCGAGGAAACAGGAGGGTCACTTCCGGAAGATAAGTTGCGGGTTGGTGTGACTGCTGGTCCACACGAAGAAATTATGGAAAAAGTGGCTGAGGTGGCAGCACGGGAAGGACTTGAAATTGAGATCGAAGTTTTTACCGAGTATGTCATGCCTAATATTGCTTTGGCTGAGGGAGAGCTTGATGTGAACAGTTTTCAGCATGTTCCCTATCTTGAAAACTTTAAAGAAGACCGGGGCCTGGACCTCATTGACGTAGCCACCACAGTCAATTTCCCTATGGGAATTTACTCCAAGCATATTAATGATCTCAGTGAGTTAAAAGAAGGGGATAAACTGGGTCTTCCCAACGACCCGACAAACGGAGCCCGTGCCCTGATTTTATTTGAATTAGCTGGACTCATCAAGCTGGCAGAAGGGGTTGGCACAGAGGCCACTGTGCACGATATAGTGGAGAACCCCTTAAACCTAGAGTTTGTTGAACTGGAGGCGGCCACCATTGCCCGGGTGCTTGACGATTTAGCAGCCGCAGCCATTAACACCAACTTCGCTATTGAAGAAGGTTATGTGCCTACTAAAGATTCTATCTTTATTGAACCCGCTGATTCTCCGTGGGTCAATGTTATAGCAGTGCGTACGGAGAACAAAGATGATCCTGTCTTAGAGAAGCTGATCAAGGCCTATCATTCTGATGAGGTGAAGCAGTTTATTGAGGAGAGGTTTGAGGGTTCCGTTGTTCCCTCATGGTAA
- a CDS encoding dihydrodipicolinate synthase family protein, giving the protein MARINPFKGIIPPVPTIVNEQGQLDEAGMKKLVDYLIEGGVHGLLMLGTSGEFSQMSFEQRKQVAEFVVRYVDQRVPVMIGTGSPSTREAIELSRHAEQIGADGALVINPYYWPLAEDHLYAHYASIAEAVSFPVLVYNFPLLTGQDITPDFLYRLAMDYENIMGVKETLDTAGHYREIIVKIKQKRPEFAVFSAYDDHLLNTLALGGDGSIPGSANFAPEITVGLYEAFQAGDYDKALQLHRRLALLMEMYKLDVPFVNVLKEAIRLMGLEISTAVLPPARPLSEEKREQLKQMLQAAELLN; this is encoded by the coding sequence ATGGCAAGAATCAATCCATTTAAAGGGATTATCCCTCCAGTCCCCACCATTGTAAATGAGCAAGGACAGTTAGACGAAGCAGGAATGAAAAAGTTAGTGGACTATTTAATTGAAGGCGGAGTGCACGGGTTACTGATGTTGGGTACCAGTGGCGAATTCAGCCAGATGAGCTTTGAGCAGCGTAAGCAGGTGGCAGAGTTTGTTGTGAGGTATGTGGACCAGCGGGTACCCGTCATGATCGGTACCGGCAGCCCCAGCACCAGGGAAGCAATAGAGCTGAGCCGTCATGCCGAACAGATTGGTGCAGATGGTGCGCTGGTCATCAATCCTTATTATTGGCCACTGGCAGAAGATCATCTCTATGCCCACTACGCCAGCATTGCAGAAGCGGTCAGCTTCCCTGTCCTGGTTTACAATTTCCCCTTGTTGACCGGCCAGGATATAACCCCTGATTTCCTGTACCGGCTGGCAATGGACTATGAGAACATTATGGGTGTAAAAGAGACCTTGGATACAGCCGGACATTACCGGGAGATCATTGTCAAAATCAAACAGAAGCGGCCGGAATTTGCAGTATTTTCCGCCTATGACGACCACTTGCTCAACACACTGGCTTTGGGCGGAGACGGCTCTATCCCGGGCAGCGCCAATTTTGCCCCGGAAATAACAGTTGGTTTGTACGAAGCCTTTCAAGCAGGAGATTATGACAAGGCGCTCCAGTTGCACCGCCGTTTGGCCTTACTAATGGAGATGTACAAACTGGACGTTCCCTTTGTTAATGTGCTAAAAGAAGCGATTCGCCTGATGGGATTGGAGATTTCCACGGCTGTTTTACCTCCAGCCCGGCCTCTCAGTGAAGAAAAACGGGAGCAATTAAAACAAATGTTGCAGGCGGCAGAATTGCTAAATTAA
- a CDS encoding IclR family transcriptional regulator, translating into MSTRKDIVQSVDRALTLLECLAEETDGLGVTELSNRLDLPKSTISRFLKTLLERQYIRQNPKTGRYQLGLRILYLYGSLMDHLDVRKVALPYLEALCRETNEVIHLCVRDGAEVVYVEKVESETTIRMHSKVGNRVLMHCTAVGKVLLSELEEDEVAGIISRKGMPRKTENTITDLNKLLTELSAVRSQGYAIDDIEHEEGIRCIGAPIRNHAGQIVAAISISGPTFRMTKERVEQELSLTIKYYAQLISSQLGYTCQRR; encoded by the coding sequence ATGAGTACACGTAAAGATATAGTCCAATCTGTGGATCGTGCCCTCACCCTTCTTGAATGTTTGGCTGAGGAAACGGACGGATTAGGTGTGACTGAACTGAGTAACCGTTTGGATCTGCCCAAAAGCACGATTTCCCGCTTTCTGAAAACATTATTGGAACGCCAATACATCCGCCAAAATCCTAAAACCGGCCGCTATCAGCTGGGCCTGAGAATACTGTATTTGTATGGTTCACTCATGGACCATCTGGATGTACGCAAGGTGGCTTTGCCCTATTTGGAAGCTTTGTGCAGGGAAACGAATGAAGTGATCCATCTCTGTGTCCGTGATGGAGCTGAAGTGGTTTATGTGGAAAAAGTTGAGAGTGAAACTACAATTCGTATGCATTCCAAAGTGGGTAACCGGGTACTGATGCATTGTACGGCCGTTGGCAAGGTACTGCTGTCTGAACTGGAAGAGGATGAAGTGGCAGGCATTATCTCCCGCAAAGGGATGCCCCGCAAAACAGAGAATACCATTACAGATTTAAACAAGTTATTGACAGAACTGTCCGCAGTTCGCAGCCAAGGATATGCCATCGACGATATTGAGCATGAAGAGGGCATCCGCTGCATCGGGGCCCCTATCCGCAATCATGCAGGTCAGATTGTGGCCGCTATTAGTATATCCGGTCCTACGTTCCGCATGACCAAAGAGCGTGTTGAACAGGAATTGAGCCTAACAATCAAGTACTATGCTCAGCTTATTTCTAGCCAGTTGGGATACACCTGTCAAAGGAGATGA
- a CDS encoding SDR family oxidoreductase, protein MKVPFKIDLNDKVAVVTGGSGVLGSTFCEALSICGAKVAVLGRTKAKLDQVVDKIQARGGRAIGVNADVLDKRALKKAKEEIIARLGPCDILINAAGGNHPKGTTTKDYFWPEELDQLGKEVTTFFDLNQEGIEYVFNLNYLGTLLPTQVFAQDMIGKQGATIINISSMSAFTPLTRVAAYSAAKAAISNFTQWLAVHFSKVGIRVNAIAPGFFLTEQNRNLLLNEDGSYTDRAKKIINQTPMGRFGKSEELIGTLLWLVDDHASGFVNGIVVPVDGGFSAYSGV, encoded by the coding sequence ATGAAAGTCCCTTTTAAAATTGATTTAAACGACAAAGTGGCTGTTGTGACAGGTGGAAGCGGTGTATTAGGAAGCACATTTTGTGAGGCATTGTCTATCTGTGGAGCTAAGGTGGCCGTTTTGGGGCGGACCAAGGCCAAGCTGGATCAGGTTGTTGATAAGATTCAGGCACGCGGCGGCCGAGCGATTGGTGTAAATGCCGATGTATTGGATAAACGAGCTTTAAAGAAGGCAAAAGAAGAAATTATTGCGCGTCTCGGACCATGCGATATTCTGATCAACGCAGCTGGAGGTAACCATCCTAAAGGAACGACCACGAAGGACTATTTTTGGCCTGAAGAACTTGATCAATTAGGAAAAGAAGTGACCACTTTCTTTGACTTGAACCAAGAAGGAATTGAATATGTATTTAATCTTAATTATCTTGGCACCTTGTTGCCCACTCAAGTTTTTGCTCAAGATATGATTGGGAAACAGGGGGCCACGATTATCAATATATCTTCTATGAGTGCCTTTACACCCTTGACCAGAGTTGCAGCCTATAGCGCGGCAAAAGCGGCCATTTCCAATTTTACTCAATGGCTGGCCGTACATTTTTCAAAAGTAGGGATACGAGTGAATGCAATAGCGCCTGGTTTTTTTCTGACAGAGCAAAACAGAAATTTGTTACTTAATGAAGATGGTTCTTATACTGATCGAGCGAAAAAAATCATCAACCAGACACCCATGGGACGGTTTGGAAAAAGTGAAGAGTTGATTGGAACGCTCCTCTGGTTGGTGGATGATCATGCATCGGGCTTTGTCAATGGTATTGTTGTGCCTGTAGATGGTGGTTTTTCTGCTTATTCAGGGGTTTAA
- the uxuA gene encoding mannonate dehydratase — protein MKMTFRWFGDDDNVTLDQIRQIPGVSGIVSAIYDVPVGETWPLEKIFELKSKIEAKGLTLEVIESVPVHEDIKLGLPTRDKYIANYQATLRNLAKAGIKVVCYNFMPVFDWTRSHLEYQFADGSTTLIYQDETIQRMNPLVGDLELPGWDTSYKKSELKVLIDQYQGVSEEDLWNNLQYFLKHIIATADEVGVKMAIHPDDPPWSIFGLPRIITNQTNLERLLSLVDSPNHGLTFCTGSLGADPSNHLPEMIRYFGQMGRIHFAHCRNVRITGEKSFVETSHRSADGSIDMVEVLKAFHDIGYKGPMRPDHGRMIWGERGRPGYGLYDRALGATYLNGIWEALQKATV, from the coding sequence ATGAAGATGACTTTCAGATGGTTTGGTGATGATGATAATGTCACTTTAGACCAAATCCGTCAAATTCCAGGTGTCTCAGGCATTGTTTCTGCCATCTATGACGTTCCTGTTGGCGAGACTTGGCCCTTGGAAAAAATTTTTGAACTGAAAAGCAAGATTGAAGCCAAAGGGTTAACCTTAGAAGTGATAGAGAGCGTCCCGGTTCATGAAGATATCAAACTCGGGTTACCCACCAGAGATAAGTATATTGCCAACTACCAGGCAACATTGCGGAATCTGGCCAAAGCGGGAATTAAGGTTGTTTGTTACAACTTTATGCCTGTCTTTGACTGGACACGCTCACATTTAGAGTACCAATTTGCTGATGGTTCAACCACCCTTATATATCAGGATGAAACCATACAAAGGATGAACCCGCTGGTTGGGGATTTAGAACTTCCGGGATGGGATACGAGTTACAAAAAAAGCGAGTTAAAAGTATTAATTGATCAATATCAAGGCGTGTCAGAAGAAGACTTATGGAATAACCTGCAATATTTCTTAAAACATATTATAGCCACGGCTGATGAAGTAGGTGTTAAAATGGCTATTCACCCTGATGACCCGCCATGGTCCATTTTCGGTTTGCCCCGCATTATCACCAACCAAACAAATTTAGAACGTTTACTCAGCCTGGTCGATAGTCCGAACCACGGGTTAACGTTCTGTACGGGTTCTCTTGGAGCGGATCCTAGCAATCATCTACCGGAAATGATTAGATACTTTGGGCAAATGGGTCGTATCCACTTTGCTCACTGCCGTAACGTTCGGATTACAGGAGAAAAATCATTTGTAGAAACATCTCATCGTTCGGCAGACGGATCCATCGATATGGTCGAAGTGTTAAAAGCATTTCATGACATAGGCTATAAGGGGCCAATGCGTCCTGATCACGGAAGAATGATTTGGGGTGAAAGAGGAAGACCAGGCTACGGATTGTATGACAGGGCGTTGGGAGCCACTTACCTCAATGGCATTTGGGAAGCTCTCCAAAAAGCAACTGTATAA